Within the Flavobacteriales bacterium genome, the region ATGCCTGGGTAGGATTCCGAAACAGCAATCAGATTTCTGATGTGGACAAAGGAGCTTATACCGATGATGATAATTACACAGTACAATTTAAACGCAACCTGGCAAGCGGAGGATTGGAATACCGGTTAAATGATAAAATGAAAATTCAGTATTTAGGTGGATTCAGCTCCATGGAACGATTTGCTGAAAATGATTCTTCGATCATTGATTTTGCAGGTGATTATGACAATACCTATACCAGTTCTACCTACAGCGGAAAAACACAAAATCACGATCTCCAGTTTTCCTGGTTCAATAAACTATTTCGTTTGGTAACTGGGGCTTCGTATTACAGCGAAGAAATGAATATTGAATCGTATTATTTTAACTCAGCCTGGTTATTTGAGAGCAAAATGAATTTCGATTCACTAAAAATGAATATTTCAACCAGTTCCTTTTATGCGCAGGCTGATGTTTTAGGTTCCGGAATACATTCCAAACTCAGGGATTTCACTTTAACGCTGGGCGGACGATTCAACAACAATTCCGTTTTTGGAAATTATTTTACCTATGAAATAAATCCCAAATACAATTTATCGGAAAATTCTTTACTGTACCTCTCCTACTCCACGGGATATAATTCTCCTTCATTGTATCAATTATTTTCTCCGGAAGATTATTATGGTTATGGATTTACGCTGGGAAATTCGGGATTAAAACCAGAACAGGCACAGTCGTTTGAAATTGGAATTAAACAATCCATTGGAAAAAAATTCAATTTCAGCATTGCAGCGTTCACCAATAAAATTGAAAACGTAATCGACTATGTTTACATCTGGGATAAAAATGTTCCAACAGATAGTTTGAGCTGGATCAATATGCTGGGTGATGCGTATATGAATGTAGGAACCATGACCAATTCCGGTATTGAACTGATGGTATATTCGCGTTTAAGCGACCGTGTTTATCTGCAAGCAAATGCATCCATGATCAATGGTCGACTTAATTTTGATCCGGCATCGATTGATTTGAGTCACGCCGACGGAAATCAAATTCAATTGTTCACCAATGGTATATTCCTCAATGAGAAAAAAGAAATTTACGGATTAAGTCGCCGACCCAATACAGCACGAATAACACTGGGATACCAACCATCTAAAAAACTTGACCTGAGCACTACATTAAGAATGGCCGGTAGTCGTTCGGATATTTTCTATGATTATTCGGTTTATCCCAATGGAGGATTAAATTCTATGCTTTTAAAGAATTATTCATTGGTAGATTTCAATCTCAGGTATCAACCCACCCAATGGCTGAATGCTGTTTTAAGAGTAGAAAATATAGCTGATGTTCAATATTCCGACATCAACGGTTTCAGAACAAGAGGACGAGGATTCTATCTGGATTTACATTTCAAATTCTAAATAAAAAAAGCGGTCTTTATCGGACCGCTTTTTTTTATTTCATTTTTGAAGCAAGAAGTGTATTCTTTAATAAAGATGCCCTGGTCATTGGTCCAACCCCTCCCGGCACCGGTGTGATGAATAATGATTTGGGGGCCACTTCATCAAATTTCACATCACCTACAATTCGGTATCCGGCTTTCTTACTGGCATCCGGAACACGGGTGATTCCTACATCTACAATTACAACACCGTCTTTTACCATATCTGCAGTTATATGTTCCGGTTTACCCAATGCCACGATTAAAATATCTGCGGTGCGGCAAATCTCTTTAAAATTCACTGTGCGACTATGCGTGAGTGTCACCGTGCAATTTCCGGGATAGGCATTTCTCCCCATTAAAATACTCATGGGTAAGCCAACAATATGACTACGACCAACAACTACGCAATGTTTACCTGTGGTTTCTACATTATATCGCTGCAACAATTGAATTATCCCATATGGAGTTGCCGGTAAAAAGCCGGGCAGATTCAAAGCCATCTTTCCTACATTTTCGGGATGGAATCCATCCACATCTTTTTCGGGCTTAATTGCTTTAATGATTTTTTTCTCATCGATATGCTGTGGCAAAGGAAGCTGAACGATAAATCCATCTACATCTTCATCTGCATTCAGCTCTTTAATTTTCTTTATGAGTTCCTTTTCAGAAACGGTATCCGACAATTTTACCAATGAGGATTTAAATCCAACCTCTTCGCAATCTTTAATCTTAGAATTCACATAGGTCATCGACGCCCCGTTACTGCCCACCAGAATTGCTGCCAAATGAGGAATTTTTCCTTTTTTATTTCGGATTTCTGCTACCTCAATAGCTATTTCCTTTTTAATTTCTTCTGAAGTTTTTTTACCGTCGAGAATCTGCATAAGGCCAAATTTGGGTACAAATATATTTCTTATTTCAGTTTTACCGAAAGATCAATCATGGAAGGATCTTTACTGATTACGCTATATTCACCGGAATAGATCAGTGAATTTTCATAGGGTCCTTTTTGATAATTCCCTTTATGCGATTTAATCTTTCGCTCGAAGGAATAAATATAATGAATGGAGAAAGACTGAAGACCTGCCGTTAAAGGATCATCGCTATTCATATCTAAATTTTCCCCATTCGCTTTTTC harbors:
- a CDS encoding TonB-dependent receptor, translated to MKKEKKRMLFTVVFLIGKTALAQHQDSTKLLQEVIVSACRYEQNTAETGRSVTVVSREEIEKMSYRNVGELLSAQEGIYVVGANQNPGSVQTLFMRGTNSNQTMVMIDGIRITDPSTVNNATDLNELSLSNVERIEIVRGAHSTLYGSSAIGGVINIITRKKGDQGFHGNVNLQGGLFSPDAKLFGGNALVSYADTSSGFYGNASLYQSMVNGMDATLDTTTIQPGMFHQRDQDGFNKTDLNVRLGIEKKKIHAWVGFRNSNQISDVDKGAYTDDDNYTVQFKRNLASGGLEYRLNDKMKIQYLGGFSSMERFAENDSSIIDFAGDYDNTYTSSTYSGKTQNHDLQFSWFNKLFRLVTGASYYSEEMNIESYYFNSAWLFESKMNFDSLKMNISTSSFYAQADVLGSGIHSKLRDFTLTLGGRFNNNSVFGNYFTYEINPKYNLSENSLLYLSYSTGYNSPSLYQLFSPEDYYGYGFTLGNSGLKPEQAQSFEIGIKQSIGKKFNFSIAAFTNKIENVIDYVYIWDKNVPTDSLSWINMLGDAYMNVGTMTNSGIELMVYSRLSDRVYLQANASMINGRLNFDPASIDLSHADGNQIQLFTNGIFLNEKKEIYGLSRRPNTARITLGYQPSKKLDLSTTLRMAGSRSDIFYDYSVYPNGGLNSMLLKNYSLVDFNLRYQPTQWLNAVLRVENIADVQYSDINGFRTRGRGFYLDLHFKF
- a CDS encoding bifunctional 5,10-methylene-tetrahydrofolate dehydrogenase/5,10-methylene-tetrahydrofolate cyclohydrolase (catalyzes the formation of 5,10-methenyltetrahydrofolate from 5,10-methylenetetrahydrofolate and subsequent formation of 10-formyltetrahydrofolate from 5,10-methenyltetrahydrofolate), coding for MQILDGKKTSEEIKKEIAIEVAEIRNKKGKIPHLAAILVGSNGASMTYVNSKIKDCEEVGFKSSLVKLSDTVSEKELIKKIKELNADEDVDGFIVQLPLPQHIDEKKIIKAIKPEKDVDGFHPENVGKMALNLPGFLPATPYGIIQLLQRYNVETTGKHCVVVGRSHIVGLPMSILMGRNAYPGNCTVTLTHSRTVNFKEICRTADILIVALGKPEHITADMVKDGVVIVDVGITRVPDASKKAGYRIVGDVKFDEVAPKSLFITPVPGGVGPMTRASLLKNTLLASKMK